Part of the Paenarthrobacter sp. JL.01a genome is shown below.
TTGAACTGAACGACGACGCCGAAGGTACAGCCAGGCGGCGACAGTCACCGCGGCGGCAGCCAGGGGAAGGATCCACCAGTTGGTCAGTTCCACGCGTGGACCACCTGACGGGCAATGTCGGCTGAGTGCCGTACGGGCTGGACGTGCCGGGCGGAGAATTCGCTGGGGTAGATGCCAGCAATGCCTTCAGCCAAGGTATCCAGGCCTTCGCCCCGCAACTCATCCAGGGTCATGGAGGTGACGGGAAGGCCTGTGGCAGCTCCCGCGAACTCCCGCACGAGGAAGCTGAGCCTCTGGTGGGCTTCGCGCTCAGGTACGCGGCCGGCGTCGGCGTCTGCTGCAGTGTCCTCTATCGCGGCAAGGCAGCGGGACCGTAGAGTCTCCACCTCCGGCAGACCGGGCGTTTGCACAGTGGCGGTGCGTGCCCGGCGAGGCAGCAGGAGCCACCCGTACCATCCGGCCACGAGAACCGTGAGCAGGACTCCCAGCCACATCCAGATGCCTTGGTACGGGAGGGGTGCGTAGAAGTCAGCCGGCACACTGGCCCCTTTGCGACCGGCGGCCCGGGCCCGGCGCGCCGGACCGATGCTTTTCCAGCACGGCGAAGACCTTCGCTACGACATCCGCGCTGCCCTCGACCTGTTCCTCCGCAATGCCCAAACGGCGGAAGAGCGCTGCTCGAAGCTCATCGCGCTGAGCCATTGCGTGCTCGTACGCGGCACGGATTTCCCTGTCCGCGGCAAGCAGGAAAGGTATGGCGGTGCCCGTGCCGATGTCAGTGCTGTCCAGAACTCCCTGTGCCCCGGCTCCCTGTGTCTCGGTCCCCCGTGTCTCGATCCCGGGCGCAAGGTGGGCATCGCGCACGGTCAACCAGAGCACTTCATGCCGCGCCCTCAGCCTGCGCATCAGATCCGCGGTGGTGGCGTCCGGAAGGAATTCGTCAGCAATAACCACAATCAACATTCGTCCTTTGAGGTACCGCAGGACGTAATCGAGCTGCCGGGCGATCCCACTTGTTTCGCCATGCAACGTGATGGTGGAGTCAATCTCCCGCAGCAGCCGCTCCAGGTGTTCCTCACCGCCTTTGGGAGGCAGGTACATGGAAGCACCGGCATTCCCGTGCACCAGGCCAACGTCGTCCCCGTGTCGGCACGCGAGGTAGCCGATGACCCCGGCCGCGTTGACAGCAAGGTCCTTCTTGCTTTCGCCTGAGAACGCCTCTGCTGCCATGTTCCGACCGGAGTCCACCAGCAGGAGTACGGAGTGTCGACGTACCGCCACATACCGTTTGACGAGCGGTGAGCCGTGCCGGGCCGTGGCCTTCCAGTCGATGTCTCTGACTTCATCACCGGAGACATAGCTGCGCAGTTCGTCGAAGTCCATGCTGCGGCCCTTGAAGACGGAGCCGTATTCGCCGTCGAGCAGGCTCAGTGTCCTGCGGTGGGCGAAGATGAACATCTTCGACTTAACGCGTTTCAGAAGGCTGGGCACCTGCCGGCCCCGCTACGGCGTCTGGACGGACGCCAGCACGGCATCGATGACGGTCTCCACGGCAACGCCCTCAACGACGGCGTCGAAGCCAAGGATGATGCGGTGGCGGAGGACCCGGTGTGCCAGGTTCTTTACGTCTTCCGGGATGACGTGGTCGCGGCCGTTGAGCAGTGCCAAGGCCCTTGCCGCCTGGCTGAAGGCGATGCTGGCCCGCGGGCTCGCCCCGAATTCCACAAGGTTGGCCAGGTGTGGCTCCAGGTACTGCGCAGCGTTCCTGGTGACGTAGGCAAGGCCCACGATGTAGCGCACGATGGCGGGGTCGATGTAGACCCGACGCACAAGTTCCTGGACCTGCACCACGGCATCGAGGGAGGCAGCGGCCGGCGGCTTTTGCCCGGCGCCGAAAACCCCTGCGTCGATCCGCCGGATAACCTCGGCTTCCTCAGCAGGGCTGGGGTAATCCAGGACATCCTTGAGCATGAACCTGTCCATCTGCGCTTCGGGCAGGCGGTATGTCCCCTCTTGTTCAATGGGGTTCTGGGTAGCCAGCACCAGGAACGGCTGCGGCAAGGGATACGATTCCCCGCCGATTGAGGTTTGGCGTTCCTGCATTGCTTCCAGCATGGCGCTTTGGGTTTTTGCACTGGACCGGTTGATCTCATCCAGCAACACGATGTTGGCATGGACCGGCCCCAGCTGGGTGACGAAGGTGCCTTTGGCGGCGTCGAAAATCTGGGTGCCGGCAATATCGCTGGGAAGCAGGTCGGGGGTGCACTGGATCCGGCGGAAGTCGGCACTGACGGATTCGGCAATGGTTTGGGCCGCCGTTGTCTTGGCCAGTCCTGGAACACTTTCCAGCAGCACATGGCCCCCGGTGAGCAGCCCGATCAGCAGCGTCTCCCGCAGCCGTGCCTGGCCCACTACCTTGTTCTCGAAGCTGCGGACGATGCTGCCCACCAGTTGCTGGGCACGCGCCATGTCTGGTGCATCGATTCCGGCCATGGCTGTGATCTGGTGCACTCGGGTCCCCTCGCTGGCGTTATGAGTCATGCCGCAGGCGGTGGGCTGATGTTTCCGCCTGCATCGGCCACTCTATCCAAACGGGCGTAGATCCGGCCCGCAATGGGTACCCCTCCCCATGGAGGGCCCCGAGGTCTATCCTTTTGCCATGCATCAGCTACCAGCCGCCTATCAGAACTACCTTGCATCCCAGGATCAGCACGTCATCGACGCCGTACGCCCAGTACTGCTGCAGTCAGCAGCTGACGAACGTCACGGCGTCCGAATAACCTTCAACAGGGGTCCAACCGGACATCAGGCCCACTTGGACGAGTCCATCCCTTACGGCGAAATCATCGAAGATATCGACTGAACCGGCCAGGGAAAAGCCTGTGCGTCAGCCCTCCAACAGGAGCCGTTGTGCGCGGGGGGCCAGCATGTGCTCCAGGACCAGGCAGGCCGCGCCAATAGCGCCGACATCTTCGCCTACTCCGGTACCCACGACTTCAAGTCCGTGGATCATGCGGGCTGCGTTGTTATCGTCCAGGAGACCGGGAACGCGGTCCAGGAAATACGGGGACATGCGGCCCCAGAACGGGCCTCCAAAGACGACACGCTCAACGTCCAGCGTGTTCGTCACCACGGACACCGCGCGTGCCACGAGCGTGGCTGACTTGTCCAAAATCGCAATGGCGCGTTCGTCGCCGGCGTCGGCTTTGTCGCACAGCTCGGCGAAGCGCTCCTGAACCTCGGGGCCATCCGCCCCATGCCCGTGCCCATCCAGGACACCTGCGGCTTCGGCCTCTGCGACAAGCACCTGCGGGATACAGGAGGACTTGACGCATCCGCGCAGGCCACAATCACAAGCCGGACCTTCGGGGTCAACGATGATATGGCCGATTTCGCCGGCGTTGCCCGACGTTCCGCGGACAACCTCGTCGTTGAGCACGATGCCGCAACCGATACCGGTTCCCATGTACATGAAAACGAAGCTTCCGGCCCCGCTCGCACCGCCCGCCCATGTCTCGGCCACGGCCGCGCTGGTCACGTCTTTGTCCACCAGCGTTTCCAGGCCGGTGGCCTCAGCCAACGCCTCCCGGATCCGCACCCTGTCCCAGCCCGTCAGGAGCGGCGGTTCCACCACGGATCCTTCATCCAGGTCGATCGGGCCAGGAACAGCAACACCCAGGCCGGCGATCTTCGCCGCATCAACGCCGGACTCTTCAATCAGTGTTCCGACCTGTCCGGCGATGCTGGTGATCACCTCGGCCGGGTCACCGGCGGGCGTAGCCAAGCGGGAATGCTTGACGACATCCCCGAGCAGGTCCAGGACGACAAAAGTGATGACGGCTGGGTCCAGGTGAACTCCGACCGCGTACATTCCCGCCGGGTTCAACCTCAGGATGGTCCGCGGCTTCCCCGGACCCGATCCTTCCTTGCCGGCTTCGACGATGAGCTGCTGGTCCAGGAGCCGCCGGGAAATGTTCGAGATCGTTTGCGGTGACAGCCCAACGATCTGTGCAAGCTCCACCCGGCTGAGTCCGCCCGGAGACCGCCGGATCGCCTCCAGAATGACGGTCAGGTTGAAGTCCCCCATGCGGGGTAGGTTGGTTCCGCGCCTCGGTGTCGGCTGCCGGATCTCAGTCACTGATGCCCCTAGTCATTCGGAAAATCTTCGTCGAATTTGATCTGTGTCTGCATCGTACGGCACCACTGGTCCCACGGATACGAGCACACGCTGGCACCGATGTCAGGGCTTGGTAACGATGACACTGAATTGTATGTGACCACGCCCCTGCGGCGCGGCACGGCTGGTATTTCAAGACTTCCGGCTGCGCGTCACCGTGAATTTCGGGTTCCGGCCTTCTTCCACAGTGGCTCCAATAACCCGTTCGAGCGTGGACCGGTATTGCAAGTGGCTGTTATACACCGTCCACAGCTCCCCTCCCGGCGCCAGCACGCGGGCGGCCGCCTCAAACATCTTGTGCGCAGCACCTGCGTGCACGCTGGCACCCAAATGGAACGGCGGGTTCAAGAGGATGAGGTCTGCGCTGCCGGGCGGGAGCGAGGACATTGCATCATCGTGGAGGACTGTGATGCGTTCCGCGAGGCCATTCTCTAGCGCGGTCCCGCGGGCCGAGGCGACAGCCGCTGCTGACTGGTCGGTGGCGATGACTTCAGCCTGCACCTGCCGCCTCGCCACCATAGTGGCGAGAATGCCTGTACCGCACCCCAGATCCACGATGCGCCGCGCCTGGGGCATGCGGTCAAGGAACGTCAGTAGGAAGCGGGTTCCGATGTCCAGCCGCGCCCCGGAAAAAACAGCACCGTGGGCGCTCACGGTGATGCCCAGTTCAGGCAAGGCCTCGACTACGGGGAAGGGCGGCTGCGCCAGCACCGGAATCGAATCCCTCGCCACCAACACCCGGGACTTCTGCCGGGCCAGCTGGGGTTGGACCGTCGAAAAGTACTTCGCCAGCACGCTGTTCATGCCTACGGACATGTGCTTGACGCGGCCGCCGGCCAGCAGGACCGCACCGGGGGCAGCAAACCGGGCAACGGCGTCGGCGATTCCCTCCAACTCAGCCAAGAACTTTGGCAACTGCAGGAGCACCAGGTCCGCACCCTCCAAAAGCTCTTTTCCGAGCTCATGAGAGCTGTAGTGTCCTGCCGCCCCGGTCCCATCTGCGTTGCGCTTCAGCGCCAGCCTCCCCGTGAAGAGGTCCTGGTGGACGCGGACATGGTCGACGCCGAGCCTCAGCCGGGCACCCAACGTCAAGGCACCGTAACGGTCGCCGATGACGACGATCCTGGTATCGGAAGAGCTGAAATCCGCGGCGGTTTCCAGCAGAAGCCTGTCAGTGGCGTCGAAAGCCTGCAGGTTGTCAGCTTCAACATCTGGAAACCTGCTCAATGCGCCAAAGACGGTCTCCAGATCCAGCTCCGTCACTTTGAGGTTCCCGCTTTCTTATTTGGTCACCGGGCGGAGCCGGCGTATCGACTTTATGGGTGCTTCGGAGGAAGCTTAAGCGTGCATCACGCAAACACCTGACCTGCCTCGGGAACCAGCTGTTGATTCCGAGGGTGGCCGGCATATGTCACGGTGACCCCAGGAGCCGGGCACCGGGACTGCATGTCATCCGGCTCCCAGTCCTTTGCGAGAAGCCATGAGTGTCAATGTTGTCACGAACCTTGAAGTGAAGTCCCACAACTCCCCCGATGAAACGCGCCACGCGGACAAAACTGCAGTGGAGCTTGTCACTGTGGGAGATTACACCATCGCCCGCATGACCTTTGATCCGGGCTGGTCGTGGGCCGACTGTATCAAGCCGGCTGTGGGAACTGATTCCTGCCAGCTCAGCCACGTTGGATTCTGCGTTTCCGGTTCCTTGGAAGTGGAGACAAACGACGGCGCGAAGATCAGCATTACCCCGGGCGCCTCCTACTCCATACCTCCCGGACACAACGCGCGGGTGGTGGGCGACCGGCCGTTCCAGGGCATCGAATTCGTCAGCGGCGCTGAATTTGCCAAAGCCCTCACATAGCAGTTCCCACGAAGGCGACCAGATGACCGAAGCAAAAAGACCCCGCTCTTACGAGCGGGGTCTTTTTTCCGGAGTGGAGCTGAGGGGACTCGAACCCCTGACCCCCTGCATGCCATGCAGGTGCGCTACCAGCTGCGCCACAGCCCCGGATTTGCTGACTTTGGCTGGAAGTTTTCCCTTCCGGCCGAAGCAACTCGTCAATACTAACCACAATCCCAGCGGAAGAGAAATCGCCTGAAGGTGACCTCTGTCACGCTGGCCGACCATCCACCGGGAGGCCCGCGCGGCCGAGGTGCGTGGATATAACCACCGCACCTCCCCCCAAAACCGGCCGCCCGGAAACCTCCCGTTGGATGCGCTGTAAGAAGTCTAGAATCCAGACGATGGAAAACAAAACCGTCCAGTCGGTTTTCGATGATGACGGTGGTAGCGTTGTGAAGTCTCGACGGCGGTCCGTCCTCCGTCGCCCCTATGGTTGAGAGGCCCACCCTTGCCACAGCAACAACGCGCGAAGGAAACCCGGCTGGCTGTCATTGAGGGCGCCGCCGCCGTCTTTGCCGCCACCGGCTACGGAAACGCGAGCCTCTCGGACATCATCAAGAATGCCGCGGTGACGAAGGGGGCCCTGTATTTCCACTTCTCATCCAAGCGGGATCTCGCATTGGCGGTCATCGAGGAACAGCACTCCATTGTCCTGGCGGCGGGGTCGGCCATTCTCGGCTCGGAGACCCCGGCACTGGATAAAATCATCAGCCTCTGCAGGATGTTCGGACGGCAATTGCTCGATGAGCCAATCGTCCAGGCAGGTATCCGACTGACCTTCGAAGCCTCGGCATTCCAGGCCGATGTCTCGGGCCGGTACGAGGACTGGATTGGTACGGTCCAGCAGCTGCTCGAGGAAGCAAAAGCTGAGGGAACAGTGCGGCCGGATCTGGATCCGGCTGCTTTCAGCCGGTACCTGGTGGCGTCCTTCACGGGCGTCCAGATGGTGTCGGACGTGCTCACCGGGCGCGAGGACGTGCTGATGCGGATAGAACACATGTGGGAATTCATGCTGCCGGCACTCGCGCCCGTCAGCTAGCCGTTCCGGCCCGGCCCTACTCCTGCCCGGGATGTGTGGATTTTTCCGGTTCCGCCAGGTCATCTATGAGCTTGAGCCCTCGCTTCGCCCATTCAATCTCCGTCTCGGCTCGAGCGACCAGGCCTTCATAGGTAAAGATCTTGTATTCAATGGTGCGCTGGTGGTCGGCCTTGGGAGTCACGGCCAATCGCTTGTTCAACATCTCATTGGTGCCGGACTTCAATTCCCCGATCATGAGCAGCCACTGGTCGCGACGCATGGCGTGATAGTCGATATGCGCCCGCATATGGTCCCTCGCAGCCTCCGGTTCCACCCATTCAAGGTAGGCGGCCTTCAGGTGAACAGGGTCCCGCTCACGCGAGTACTCCAACGGTGAATACATCCACTCACGGAAGACATCCCTGCCCTCCCCGGTGATCCTATATTGCGTCTTCTTGCCCCGGGGCCCCCAGGAAACCTCCTCCGCCGTCAGCAGCCCGCCTTTTTCCATCTTGCGCAATTCCGGATAAATCTGGGAATCCGGGGCGTGCCACACGAAGCCCACGGAGGACCCGAAGCGTTTGGCGAGGTCGTATCCGGTCATCGGCTCAACCGAAAGCAAGGCCAGGATGGCGTGGCGGAGACTCATGAGAAGTTCCTTTCAAGGTCTTGCCAATCACTATATCTATAGATAGTGTGTGACGCACCCCACCATCTATGGCCATAGATAGTTGGGCGCATTTGGAAATTTTGCGAAAGGTCAACGATGACTGTGCTTCAGTCCAGCAGTTCCACCACCAGCAAGGTTCTTGGGCATCCTGTGAACGCTTGGTACGTCGCCGCTTGGGATCACGAGGTGACCCGTAAACCCATGGCACGCCGCATCGCCAACAGGCCGCTGGCACTCTATCGCACCGAGGATGGCAAAGCTGTTGCTCTTGCCGATGCTTGCTGGCATCGGCTGGCTCCCTTGTCAATGGGGAAGGTGGTGGGGCGGGACGAGATCCAGTGTCCGTACCACGGCATCCGGTACAACTCCGCAGGCCGCTGTACTTCCATGCCTGCGCAAGAGACCATCAATCCCTCCGCCACTGTCCCCTCCTTTCCCGTGGTCGAACGGTACCGGTTCGTTTGGGTCTGGTTGGGCGATCCCGGAAAAGCGGACCCTGACCTCATCCCGGACATGCACCAGATGGACAGTCCGGAATGGGCCGGCGACGGACAACTGATCTACGCTCCGTGCAACTACCAGCTGGTACTCGATAACCTGATGGATCTCACCCATGAGGAATTCGTCCACTCCTCCAGCATCGGCCAGGAGGAATTGAGTGAGTCGGATTTCGTTGTCACCCATGACGGTCGGACCGTCACCGTTACCCGGTGGATGCTCGATATCGAGCCCCCGCCCTTCTGGCTCAAGAACATGCGGGACAAGTTCCCAGGGTTCACCGGGCGGGTCGACCGGTGGCAGATCATCCGCTACGAGGCACCAGCGACAATCCGGATCGACGTCGGCGTCGCCAAGGCGGGTTCCGGTGCCCCTGACGGCGACCGCAGCCAAGGCGTGAACGGCTACGTGATGAACACGATCAGTCCTGAAACCGACAAGACGTGCCACTACTTCTGGGCCTTCATGCGCAACTACTGCCTGGACAGCCAGCTGATCACCACGCAATTGCGCGACGGAGTCGACGGCGTCTTTGCAGAGGACGAAGCCATGCTGACCGCACAGCAGGAAGCCATCGACGCCAACCCCGACTACGAGTTCTACAGCCTCAACATCGACGCTGGAGGAATGTGGGTGCGCCGGATGATAGAGCGGATGCTCGACGCCGAGGGCCGACTGGCCGCCGCCGCGCTCTGAGAACACTGGCTTCGAGGAGAAAAGACAATGGCAGCAAACAACACTGAAGTCTGGCAGTCCGCGACAGTCACCGCAGCGGTCGATGTCGCCGCAGGCATCAGGCGGATTGAACTCGCGCCATCCCTGCCGATTTCCGCAGAACCGGGATCCCACGTTGACGTTATGGTCAGTGTTGACGGCTCGCAGGAGAAGCGTTCCTATTCCGTCGTAGAGTGCTCAGAGGATGGTGGCCGCCTGGTCATCAGTGTTTTGAAGGCCCCCGCTTCCCGAGGCGGCTCTGTGTTCATGCATATGCTCCAGGCCGGCGACACGCTGCGCATGACGCAGCCGCTGCAGAACTTCCCTCTCCGGATCGGGGCGCAGCGATACGTGCTTCTGGCTGGGGGTATCGGCATTACCGCCATCATGAACATGGCCACCGTGCTTCGCAGCGTCAAGGCCGACTACACAGTGATTTATGTCGGGCGCAGCCAAGCCGCAATGGCGTATCTGAAAGAGCTGCGGGACTCACACGGAAACCGGCTCCGGCTTCATGTCGATAACGAAGGCAACGGCCTGGACGTCCGCAGCCTGGTGGGAGAGCTCGACGCGACGACCGAGCTCTACATGTGTGGTCCGATCCGTCTCATGGACGCCGTGCGCCGCGCGTGGGGAGAACATGGCCTTTCTCTGCCCAACCTGCGCTACGAGACGTTTGGCAACTCGGGGTGGTACGACCCCGAAGAGTTCATCGTCAACATCCCGCGTCTGGGTGTCGAAGCCACCGTCGGCCGTGGACGCTCCATGCTCGAGGCACTCGAAGAAGCAGGCGTCGACATGATGTTCGATTGCCGCAAAGGCGAATGCGGGCTGTGCGAAGTGCGGATCCTGGATCTCCAAGGCACTCTCGATCACCGTGACGTGTTCTACAGCCAGCGACAACAGCATGCGACCGAAAAGATGTGCTGCTGCGTTTCCCGCGCCGTCAGCTCTCCCCCTCCCTCCAAGACACAAGGATTCCCGGCCGTCCTGACGATCGACGTTTCCTGAACCCTGTTACCCCGGACATCAGCACCGTCTCGATGCCCTATCCGCTCCACGCCCCGACGGTGGACGGCACGATACGACGAAGTATCTCCAAGAAAGGTTTACCGTGGACGTAAAGAGTGAGATCAAGAACTCACCCATGAGTCGCTTTCAGATAGTGACCGTAACTATCTGCCTTATCCTCATCATGATCGACGGCTTCGACGTCCTGGTCATGTCCTTCACAGCCCCGACGCTTTCGGCCGAATGGAAAGTACCGCCCATCGAGTTGGGCTACCTCCTCAGTGCCGGGCTGTTCGGCATGTCGGCCGGCTCCATCCTGTTGACGCCCTTGGCGGACAGGATCGGGCGCAGGAACCTGACCCTGGTTGCATTGTCGATTATTTCCGTTGGCATGATCTTGTCCGTTACGGCGGCAGATGTTCCCCAGCTGATCGCCTTCAGGGTTTTCACCGGACTGGGCATTGGCGGCATGATTGCCAATCTCAGCGTCCTTGTTTCCGAATACTCCTCGGACCGCCGGCGTGGCATGGCCATGGGGATCTTCTCCGCGGGATACCCGATCGGTGGAGCCGTCGGCGGTGTTATCGCCGGGTCGTTGATTGCCTCCTACGGCTGGCGGGCAGCATTTGCCTTCGGCGCGGTCGTCAGTGTGGCGATGTTGGTTGCCAGCTGGTTCCTCCTGCCCGAATCGCTTGAATACCTGGCCGAGAAGGGTACCGACCGCTCGCTCCCGGCGATTAACAAGATTCTCGGCAGGATGGGCCGCCCGCAGCTGACAGAGCTTCCAGCTGCCCATTCCTTGCGGGAAAATTCCGAGAATGTCTTCAGGGAGGTCTTCGGTTCCAAAATGTTGGGCAAGACGCTCCTTATGTGGACCGGGTACGCGTTCCTCATTGCAGCGTTCTACTTCGCCAACACGTGGACTCCCAAAATCATGGCCGAAGCAGCAGGTGACAACCAGCTCGGCGTCACCGCTGGAATTCTCGTCAGCACTGGCGGCATCGTAGGGGCCCTGGGATTCGGCGTTCTTTCGACCTGGGTCAAGAGCCGACTCCTGAACGCCCTCTGCCTGGTGGTTGCCGGCTTCGCCTACATCGCCTTTGCCGGCTCGTTCGGCGCCACAGGCCTGGCCTTGGCCATTGCAACACTCGTCGGAATGCTCACCAACGCAGGCGTGGCCGGCTACTACACGATTGTGCCCCCTTTATATTCCGCGAAGGCACGGGCATCAGGGTTCGGTTGGATGATCGGGGTTGGACGCCTGGTCTCGATCGTCGCGCCGATTCTGGTGGGATATCTGATAGCTGCCGGGATACCGCCGGTTACCATCTTCTATCTCTTCGCAGTCCCTTTGTTCCTGTCCGCCCTATGCTGTGTGGCACTGGGCAGGGTAATTCGGCGGCACGAGTCAATGGGCTCCGTGCGTACGGAAGAGGACGAGCCCGCAATGAGCTAACGGGAATGGTCCTGTCGGCGCGCTTGGATTAACGACGGACATGAAAAAGGAGAGCTACCAAATTGGTAGCTCTCCTTTTTGTCCTGCTTTCCGCTGGACCAATATGGTGGAGCTGAGGGGACTCGAACCCCTGACCCCCTGCATGCCATGCAGGTGCGCTACCAGCTGCGCCACAGCCCCATATTCTTGCCGCCTGGCGCCTGACCTTTGGGGCCATCCGCGCCGAAGCAACTCAAATATCTTAGAACAGCATTTCCGAAAATTCCAAATCGGGCATATTCGGCATGGGCACTGTTCCTAGGCTTCGGAATCCTCAGCTGCCGTGGTCTTCGCCTGGACCGCGTCGTCGAGCTCAAGGTCAACCACAGGGCAGTCCTTCCACAGGCGCTCCAGGGCGTAAAACACGCGGTCTTCGGCGTGCTGTACGTGGATAACGATGTCGGCGTAGTCAAGGAGGACCCACCGGCCCTCCGAACGGCCTTCACGGCGGACCGGGCGAAGGTCCTGCTTAAGCAGCTCTTCTTCGATCCCATCCACAATGGCATTGACCTGCCGCTCGGTGGGAGCGGAGGCGATGAGGAAAACATCCGTCAGTGCCAGGCGTTCGCTGACATCCAGGGCGACGATGTCTTCTGCCAGCTTGTCGGCTGCAGCACGTGCAGCGTGACGGGCGAGAGTGATGGATTGTTCGTGTGCAGACAAGGGAACTCCTAGTTGTGGCGCGTGGCCGTGAAATGGCGTAAGCCGTGTGGGGCGGAACTATCCGCTGGTAATCATGATGATGCCGACGATCAGGGCCACGAGGCCCAGTGCCAGGACGCCGTACTGCAGCAAGCGGTTCCGCTGGGCCCTGGCCAGGCCGGCGGTGTTCGCGTCCAAGGGATCCAGGCCGTAGGCGGTGCTGGCAGAAACGGGCGGCCTCTGCGATTCTTCACCGGGGACAACCTTTGCCGCGGACTTGTTCCTGGCCGATCTGGCTACTGCCTCGGCCCTTGCCAGGACTCCCGCGCGGCCACGCGGGGCGCGTTCCTTGGCCGGAGCCCGACCGGAATCGAGCTTCGGACCCGACGAGGTGACCACGGGAACGAACGTCGTGCTGGGACGCTTCATCACCGGACGTTCGACGCCGGGGACCTTGACGAACTCCAGCGGAGTCACCATCGCCAAATTGTTCGCCGTTGAAGGACCGGCCGATGTGGACTTGTCCTTGCCCTGCCCGGCCTGGTTTGGCCCGGCTGGGGTTGGTCCGGCTTGGTTCTGCTCGGCAAGCTTCTGCTTTGCTGCAGCGCGCTTGTTCAGCACCGCCGCGCGCTCAGCCAAGGCGATCTGCTGGGCCAGGACATCAGGATCAACAGCCAACGGATCCTGCTCGGCGATATGTTCAAGCTTGGAGGTCTGGTTCTGGACCTGCGCAGCAATCAGTTCGCGGACGGCCAGCGCCTGTTCCACAGACATCTCCGACTCCGCAGGTCCCTTGGGACCGTCGGAGGGCGCAGCTTTCTTTGGCTGCGAGGCGTCTTGCTGCTGCGCAGCATCCTGCTGCTGTTCAGATGTTTGCTGCCCTTCAGGGGCTTGCTGCTCGCCGCCATCCTTGAGCGCGGCCTCGCCCTTGGCGCCCGGCAAAGGAACAACCGGGTTCATTGACGTGGCGACTTCTGCCTGAAGCTGCTGAAGCCGAAGCTGCCGACGCGTGGGCGGACCGCCACCGGACAGCTGCTCTTCCTTGTCGGCGAGTTCCTTGATGGTCCGCAGGGCTGCACGGTCACGTGCCCGGATCTGGGACGAGCGTT
Proteins encoded:
- a CDS encoding MFS transporter, which produces MSRFQIVTVTICLILIMIDGFDVLVMSFTAPTLSAEWKVPPIELGYLLSAGLFGMSAGSILLTPLADRIGRRNLTLVALSIISVGMILSVTAADVPQLIAFRVFTGLGIGGMIANLSVLVSEYSSDRRRGMAMGIFSAGYPIGGAVGGVIAGSLIASYGWRAAFAFGAVVSVAMLVASWFLLPESLEYLAEKGTDRSLPAINKILGRMGRPQLTELPAAHSLRENSENVFREVFGSKMLGKTLLMWTGYAFLIAAFYFANTWTPKIMAEAAGDNQLGVTAGILVSTGGIVGALGFGVLSTWVKSRLLNALCLVVAGFAYIAFAGSFGATGLALAIATLVGMLTNAGVAGYYTIVPPLYSAKARASGFGWMIGVGRLVSIVAPILVGYLIAAGIPPVTIFYLFAVPLFLSALCCVALGRVIRRHESMGSVRTEEDEPAMS
- a CDS encoding PDR/VanB family oxidoreductase — protein: MAANNTEVWQSATVTAAVDVAAGIRRIELAPSLPISAEPGSHVDVMVSVDGSQEKRSYSVVECSEDGGRLVISVLKAPASRGGSVFMHMLQAGDTLRMTQPLQNFPLRIGAQRYVLLAGGIGITAIMNMATVLRSVKADYTVIYVGRSQAAMAYLKELRDSHGNRLRLHVDNEGNGLDVRSLVGELDATTELYMCGPIRLMDAVRRAWGEHGLSLPNLRYETFGNSGWYDPEEFIVNIPRLGVEATVGRGRSMLEALEEAGVDMMFDCRKGECGLCEVRILDLQGTLDHRDVFYSQRQQHATEKMCCCVSRAVSSPPPSKTQGFPAVLTIDVS
- the rsfS gene encoding ribosome silencing factor, with amino-acid sequence MSAHEQSITLARHAARAAADKLAEDIVALDVSERLALTDVFLIASAPTERQVNAIVDGIEEELLKQDLRPVRREGRSEGRWVLLDYADIVIHVQHAEDRVFYALERLWKDCPVVDLELDDAVQAKTTAAEDSEA